A window from Betta splendens chromosome 1, fBetSpl5.4, whole genome shotgun sequence encodes these proteins:
- the vps37c gene encoding vacuolar protein sorting-associated protein 37C isoform X1: protein MTALKVSFVPSLRWRLLEGPWQQRAEDRRHILQGFPSRQLSLDRTITWTCGGQPTLTRAAILANQMEKLQDLSQSELQDLLDNPERVAAMALESDEIQNIQLEREMALASNRSLAEQNLDMKPRLESQKALLVERYSQLEAVRETCRKHCSLRDGMVGQVSPEALLSRLQTEGSKTEEESETLADQFLEGSLPLDSFLERFLSLRSLAHTRRVRIEKLQESLRQRSEGNPPTMTSSAGISQDLTATTGPWNQPTTTGPTTNQQQPNSKAQSSQPASSSTGGTSGLPYSPYPVPPPIPPPVAAAAAAGSVPANPPSQFPLYPSSGSPFTPAGSFSSTRPAFEPPASVTCPYPTQAAFPSPYPGSAFGQYTPSNPPSGPAPYPATYNYGGYSYPAGPTYSNSQSPTGRPIYRPGYGVPQPYS from the exons ATGACCGCTCTGAAGGTCTCATTCGTTCCGTCGCTCCGCTGGCGGCTGTTGGAGGGACCCTGGCAGCAGCGAGCGGAAGATCGCCGTCACATACTGCAGGGGTTTCCCTCCCGTCAGCTGAGCTTGGACCGTACCATTACCTGGACCTGTGGGGGGCAGCCAACGTTGACGCGCGCAG CCATCCTGGCGAATCAAATGGAGAAGCTCCAGGACCTGAGCCAATCAGAGCTACAGGACCTCCTGGACAACCCTGAGAGGGTGGCGGCAATGGCCCTGGAGTCTGACGAG ATCCAAAACATCCAGCTAGAGCGAGAGATGGCCTTGGCTTCAAATCGCAGCTTGGCTGAACAAAACCTGGACATGAAGCCTCGTCTTGAGTCACAGAAGGCACTGCTGGTGGAGAGATATTCTCAACTGGAGGCTGTCAGAGAAACCTgtagaaagcactgctctttgAGAG ATGGGATGGTTGGCCAGGTGTCTCCAGAGGCATTGCTCTCCAGACTACAGACAGAGGGCagcaaaacagaggaagagtCAGAG aCTCTTGCTGATCAGTTTCTGGAGGGCTCACTCCCGTTGGATTCCTTCCTGGAACGCTTCCTCTCCCTGCGATCTCTCGCCCACACAAGACGGGTGCGGATAGAAAAACTGCAGGAGAGTCTCCGCCAGAGGAGCGAAGGCAATCCCCCCACCATGACATCATCGGCGGgcatcagccaggacctcacTGCCACAACGGGCCCCTGGAATCAGCCAACGACAACAGGACCGACAacaaatcagcagcagccaaacTCCAAAGCTCAGTCCTCTCAGCCAGCCTCTTCATCTACAGGGGGCACCTCCGGCCTGCCCTACAGCCCTTACCCTGTGCCCCCCCCTATCCCTCCCCCTGTggcggcggcagctgcagcaggctcGGTTCCAGCCAACCCACCGTCTCAGTTCCCTCTGTACCCAAGTTCTGGCTCACCTTTTACCCCCGCAGGAAGCTTCTCCAGCACTAGGCCGGCCTTTGAGCCTCCAGCTTCAGTCACATGCCCTTACCCAACCCAAGCCGCCTTCCCTTCTCCATACCCGGGCTCAGCGTTTGGCCAGTACACACCCAGCAACCCCCCGAGCGGCCCTGCACCCTACCCAGCCACCTACAACTATGGTGGCTACAGCTACCCAGCCGGGCCCACCTACTCCAACTCCCAGTCACCAACGGGCAGACCCATCTACAGACCAGGATATGGAGTTCCACAGCCGTACTCCTGA
- the vps37c gene encoding vacuolar protein sorting-associated protein 37C isoform X2 has product MEKLQDLSQSELQDLLDNPERVAAMALESDEIQNIQLEREMALASNRSLAEQNLDMKPRLESQKALLVERYSQLEAVRETCRKHCSLRDGMVGQVSPEALLSRLQTEGSKTEEESETLADQFLEGSLPLDSFLERFLSLRSLAHTRRVRIEKLQESLRQRSEGNPPTMTSSAGISQDLTATTGPWNQPTTTGPTTNQQQPNSKAQSSQPASSSTGGTSGLPYSPYPVPPPIPPPVAAAAAAGSVPANPPSQFPLYPSSGSPFTPAGSFSSTRPAFEPPASVTCPYPTQAAFPSPYPGSAFGQYTPSNPPSGPAPYPATYNYGGYSYPAGPTYSNSQSPTGRPIYRPGYGVPQPYS; this is encoded by the exons ATGGAGAAGCTCCAGGACCTGAGCCAATCAGAGCTACAGGACCTCCTGGACAACCCTGAGAGGGTGGCGGCAATGGCCCTGGAGTCTGACGAG ATCCAAAACATCCAGCTAGAGCGAGAGATGGCCTTGGCTTCAAATCGCAGCTTGGCTGAACAAAACCTGGACATGAAGCCTCGTCTTGAGTCACAGAAGGCACTGCTGGTGGAGAGATATTCTCAACTGGAGGCTGTCAGAGAAACCTgtagaaagcactgctctttgAGAG ATGGGATGGTTGGCCAGGTGTCTCCAGAGGCATTGCTCTCCAGACTACAGACAGAGGGCagcaaaacagaggaagagtCAGAG aCTCTTGCTGATCAGTTTCTGGAGGGCTCACTCCCGTTGGATTCCTTCCTGGAACGCTTCCTCTCCCTGCGATCTCTCGCCCACACAAGACGGGTGCGGATAGAAAAACTGCAGGAGAGTCTCCGCCAGAGGAGCGAAGGCAATCCCCCCACCATGACATCATCGGCGGgcatcagccaggacctcacTGCCACAACGGGCCCCTGGAATCAGCCAACGACAACAGGACCGACAacaaatcagcagcagccaaacTCCAAAGCTCAGTCCTCTCAGCCAGCCTCTTCATCTACAGGGGGCACCTCCGGCCTGCCCTACAGCCCTTACCCTGTGCCCCCCCCTATCCCTCCCCCTGTggcggcggcagctgcagcaggctcGGTTCCAGCCAACCCACCGTCTCAGTTCCCTCTGTACCCAAGTTCTGGCTCACCTTTTACCCCCGCAGGAAGCTTCTCCAGCACTAGGCCGGCCTTTGAGCCTCCAGCTTCAGTCACATGCCCTTACCCAACCCAAGCCGCCTTCCCTTCTCCATACCCGGGCTCAGCGTTTGGCCAGTACACACCCAGCAACCCCCCGAGCGGCCCTGCACCCTACCCAGCCACCTACAACTATGGTGGCTACAGCTACCCAGCCGGGCCCACCTACTCCAACTCCCAGTCACCAACGGGCAGACCCATCTACAGACCAGGATATGGAGTTCCACAGCCGTACTCCTGA
- the tmem132a gene encoding transmembrane protein 132D isoform X1, whose translation MLLLISLFIAVPPSLPQPLLSLSLPVHMSVSPAAWTFLPVSQTELGPLFSNSSPFSFSQSLLVLPPPGSGPRPSVQASFGPYSATQLVPEPVVPLGPSPSASLLSEHIERERDEGGRVRFRVRVLFHQQGGARSQEMCVTLHAFKDTEEHKAFCTAHPPLGLCVATLTLPDDWFEDKHSNRSHHNWDKRHSNIQLRERHRGRRHRPVTRTPPLLRSYAGVDVDTQAVTSPRGPLRNLIQLYYSFSDADAELQPTGAAQSQRQLVHIRAMTLHQKEVEAEVEREQSWTEEEEMCLNGQEEEELSLDSHVMIRYHRGPVIIGTPIKVSVNLRANVSAESVVIRLKVKKGLVSMVAQRSLTSDPWAVALERSQGARHDVLSILCHKHSVLQQTHNPALSQQVVCLSVDGLRRSFGVAMTVTASWWVEYSGHGSPSSPQEAAVSSFSFTDRYISGITPITESKTIINTALLNSQPVSLPVMVLAIGHDGKVSDVTSAVTCYSTNEDTVKVSGNCSSLFVDGSESGLGSTCAMVDFLLGTLSGSLCLQVWVPSVPLRVSLVDPVLNAIEGWNQFTESGCVPVYQRSSVQVLTQFVAQDSQSRTTHLLSSSDWFVDVTELVRDWLRVEDPWVASLSPQNNLIGLRPGRTSLHVISEQWDGILGRCDITVTSDPVTPGDLFVQVVSGLGMSVTGSPAHPSIITTTVTAYNTLYNQHQEASISIWLQFSDDTSSLLSFFSDLSFFLRLSSLAETVVEVVPGSSQRIFAQGDGGGPLLRAELLVSTCTDKLITIDSKSEGDWDWMDTRGGGGTRWLAKGSGWIRVNLDLDPEDGEVFDFDVSDTLVESHSDIYTSHFDKGNSDNGSNDYYDQTRARSLHRMNGVGNGEMLRRNNLERAVLMPSQEEGAVYFSPSQEKEAERQEEREQEARELELGMGAVLALLCLCAVLFLANCLPCALKDRLRLMTEEDGEAELDGEEGGRRSGEGEDRSQQQQCDRKEIIC comes from the exons atgctgctgctcattagTCTTTTCATAGCAG tccctccatctctcccacagccccttctctctctctccctgccgGTCCACATGTCAGTCAGCCCTGCAGCCTGGACATTCCTCCCCGTGTCCCAGACGGAGCTCGGCCCTCTTTTCTCCAACTCCAgccccttctccttctcccagAGCCTCCtcgtgctgcctcctcctggctcAGGTCCCAGACCAAGCGTCCAGGCTTCATTCGGCCCCTACTCAGCAACTCAG CTTGTGCCAGAGCCTGTCGTTCCTCTCGGCCCGTCTCCGTCGGCCTCCCTCCTCTCAGAgcacatagagagagagagggatgagggagGGCGGGTGAGGTTCAGGGTGAGGGTGCTGTTCCATCAGCAGGGGGGTGCCCGCTCCCAGGAGATGTGCGTCACCCTGCATGCTTTCAaggacacagaggagcacaAGGCCTTCTGCACGGCCCAC CCACCTCTGGGGCTGTGTGTGGCGACGCTGACCCTGCCCGATGACTGGTTTGAGGACAAGCACTCGAACCGTTCTCATCACAACTGGGACAAGAGGCACAGCAACATCCAGCTTCGCGAGCGGCACCGGGGCAGACGTCATCGCCCCGTGACCAGGACCCCTCCTCTACTCAG ATCCTATGCAGGCGTGGATGTGGACACGCAGGCCGTCACATCCCCCAGGGGTCCCCTGAGAAACCTGATCCAGCTCTACTATTCCTTCTCTGACGCCgacgcagagctgcagccaacGGG AGCGGCTCAGTCCCAGAGGCAGCTCGTCCACATCAGAGCAATGACACTGCAtcagaaggaggtggaggcggaggtggagcgGGAACAAAGCTGGACCGAGGAAGAGGAAATGTGTTTGAacgggcaggaggaggaggagctgagcttAGACTCACATGTCATGATTCGGTATCACAGAGGTCCAGTCATAATAGGAACTCCAATAAAGGTGTCTGTGAATCTGAGAGCCAATGTCAGCGCTGAGTCTGTAGTCATAAG gctgaAGGTGAAAAAAGGCTTGGTGTCAATGGTGGCCCAAAGaagcctgacctctgacccctgggcAGTGGCTCTGGAGAGAAGCCAAGGCGCCAGGCATGATGTGTTGTCCATCCTGTGCCACAAACACAGTGTGCTCCAACAGACACATAA CCCTGCTCTCTCCCAGCAGGTAGTGTGTCTGTCCGTCGACGGCCTGAGACGGAGCTTCGGCGTCGCCATGACGGTGACTGCCAGCTGGTGGGTGGAGTACTCTGGGCATGGCAGCCCCTCATCCCCACAGGAAGCAGCCGTgagcagcttctcattcactGATCGATACATTAGTGGCATCACTCCCATCACAGAG AGTAAGACCATCATCAACACAGCATTACTGAACAGCCAGCCggtgtcacttcctgtcatggTGCTGGCCATCGGTCATGATGGGAAGGTGTCAGACGTCACTTCTGCTGTCACGTGTTACTCCACCAACGAGGACACTGTCAAG GTGTCCGGTAACTGCTCCAGCCTCTTTGTGGACGGCAGTGAATCGGGGCTGGGCAGCACCTGTGCGATGGTGGACTTCCTCCTGGGAACACTCAGCGGCTCCCTGTGCCTCCAGGTGTGGGTTCCCTCCGTGCCCCTGCGCGTGTCCCTGGTAGACCCCGTTCTCAACGCCATCGAGGGCTGGAACCAGTTCACAGAGTCGGG GTGTGTGCCGGTGTATCAACGCTCTTCTGTCcaggttctgacccagtttgTAGCTCAGGACTCccagagcagaaccacacaccTGCTTAGCTCATCTGATTGGTTTGTGGACGTGACAGAGCTGGTGCGTGACTGGCTTAGAGTGGAGGACCCTTGGGTGGCTTCCCTCAGTCCCCAGAACAACCTGATTGGTTTACGACCAGGAAGAACATCGCTTCAT GTCATCTCTGAGCAGTGGGACGGCATTTTGGGCAGATGTGACAtcactgtgacctctgaccctgttACCCCAGGAGACCTGTTTGTACAGGTGGTTAGTGGCCTTGGCATGTCAGTCACAGGCAGCCCCGCCCACCCATCAATCATCACCACCACAGTGACAGCATACAACACTCTGTACAACCAGCACCAG gaggcGTCCATCAGCATTTGGCTCCAGTTCAGCGATGACACAtcatccctcctctccttcttcagcgacctctcctttttcctgcgtctctcctccttGGCTGAGACCGTCGTGGAGGTGGTGCCCGGTTCCAGCCAACGGATCTTTGCCCAGGGTGATGGAGGTGGGCCTTTACTGCGAGCTGAACTCCTGGTTTCAACTTGCACCGACAAGCTGATCACCATCGACTCTAAAAGTGAAGGCGATTGGGACTGGATggacaccagaggaggagggggcaccAGGTGGCTGGCCAAGGGGTCCGGTTGGATCAGAGTCAACCTAGACCTGGACCCCGAGGACGGAGAGGTGTTTGACTTTGACGTCTCAGACACTCTAGTGGAGTCCCACAGCGACATCTACACATCACACTTTGATAAGGGCAACAGTGACAATGGAAGCAATGACTATTACGATCAGACCAGAGCAAGGAGCCTTCACAGAATGAACGGGGTCGGGAATGGAGAGATGCTCAGACGGAACAACCTGGAAAGAGCGGTCCTGATGCCGAGCCAGGAGGAGGGTGCTGTGTACTTCTCCCCCAGCCAGGAGAAGGAGGCCGAGCggcaggaggagcgggagcaggaggcgcgggagctggagctgggcatGGGCGCTGTCCTGgcgctgctctgcctctgcgcCGTCCTGTTCCTGGCAAACTGTCTGCCCTGCGCCCTGAAGGACCGGCTGAGGCTCATGAccgaggaggacggggaggcaGAACTggatggagaggaaggagggaggagaagcggaGAAGGTGAAGAcagatcacagcagcagcagtgtgaccGTAAAGAGATTATCTGCTGA
- the tmem132a gene encoding transmembrane protein 132D isoform X2 yields the protein MLLLISLFIAVSPAAWTFLPVSQTELGPLFSNSSPFSFSQSLLVLPPPGSGPRPSVQASFGPYSATQLVPEPVVPLGPSPSASLLSEHIERERDEGGRVRFRVRVLFHQQGGARSQEMCVTLHAFKDTEEHKAFCTAHPPLGLCVATLTLPDDWFEDKHSNRSHHNWDKRHSNIQLRERHRGRRHRPVTRTPPLLRSYAGVDVDTQAVTSPRGPLRNLIQLYYSFSDADAELQPTGAAQSQRQLVHIRAMTLHQKEVEAEVEREQSWTEEEEMCLNGQEEEELSLDSHVMIRYHRGPVIIGTPIKVSVNLRANVSAESVVIRLKVKKGLVSMVAQRSLTSDPWAVALERSQGARHDVLSILCHKHSVLQQTHNPALSQQVVCLSVDGLRRSFGVAMTVTASWWVEYSGHGSPSSPQEAAVSSFSFTDRYISGITPITESKTIINTALLNSQPVSLPVMVLAIGHDGKVSDVTSAVTCYSTNEDTVKVSGNCSSLFVDGSESGLGSTCAMVDFLLGTLSGSLCLQVWVPSVPLRVSLVDPVLNAIEGWNQFTESGCVPVYQRSSVQVLTQFVAQDSQSRTTHLLSSSDWFVDVTELVRDWLRVEDPWVASLSPQNNLIGLRPGRTSLHVISEQWDGILGRCDITVTSDPVTPGDLFVQVVSGLGMSVTGSPAHPSIITTTVTAYNTLYNQHQEASISIWLQFSDDTSSLLSFFSDLSFFLRLSSLAETVVEVVPGSSQRIFAQGDGGGPLLRAELLVSTCTDKLITIDSKSEGDWDWMDTRGGGGTRWLAKGSGWIRVNLDLDPEDGEVFDFDVSDTLVESHSDIYTSHFDKGNSDNGSNDYYDQTRARSLHRMNGVGNGEMLRRNNLERAVLMPSQEEGAVYFSPSQEKEAERQEEREQEARELELGMGAVLALLCLCAVLFLANCLPCALKDRLRLMTEEDGEAELDGEEGGRRSGEGEDRSQQQQCDRKEIIC from the exons atgctgctgctcattagTCTTTTCATAGCAG TCAGCCCTGCAGCCTGGACATTCCTCCCCGTGTCCCAGACGGAGCTCGGCCCTCTTTTCTCCAACTCCAgccccttctccttctcccagAGCCTCCtcgtgctgcctcctcctggctcAGGTCCCAGACCAAGCGTCCAGGCTTCATTCGGCCCCTACTCAGCAACTCAG CTTGTGCCAGAGCCTGTCGTTCCTCTCGGCCCGTCTCCGTCGGCCTCCCTCCTCTCAGAgcacatagagagagagagggatgagggagGGCGGGTGAGGTTCAGGGTGAGGGTGCTGTTCCATCAGCAGGGGGGTGCCCGCTCCCAGGAGATGTGCGTCACCCTGCATGCTTTCAaggacacagaggagcacaAGGCCTTCTGCACGGCCCAC CCACCTCTGGGGCTGTGTGTGGCGACGCTGACCCTGCCCGATGACTGGTTTGAGGACAAGCACTCGAACCGTTCTCATCACAACTGGGACAAGAGGCACAGCAACATCCAGCTTCGCGAGCGGCACCGGGGCAGACGTCATCGCCCCGTGACCAGGACCCCTCCTCTACTCAG ATCCTATGCAGGCGTGGATGTGGACACGCAGGCCGTCACATCCCCCAGGGGTCCCCTGAGAAACCTGATCCAGCTCTACTATTCCTTCTCTGACGCCgacgcagagctgcagccaacGGG AGCGGCTCAGTCCCAGAGGCAGCTCGTCCACATCAGAGCAATGACACTGCAtcagaaggaggtggaggcggaggtggagcgGGAACAAAGCTGGACCGAGGAAGAGGAAATGTGTTTGAacgggcaggaggaggaggagctgagcttAGACTCACATGTCATGATTCGGTATCACAGAGGTCCAGTCATAATAGGAACTCCAATAAAGGTGTCTGTGAATCTGAGAGCCAATGTCAGCGCTGAGTCTGTAGTCATAAG gctgaAGGTGAAAAAAGGCTTGGTGTCAATGGTGGCCCAAAGaagcctgacctctgacccctgggcAGTGGCTCTGGAGAGAAGCCAAGGCGCCAGGCATGATGTGTTGTCCATCCTGTGCCACAAACACAGTGTGCTCCAACAGACACATAA CCCTGCTCTCTCCCAGCAGGTAGTGTGTCTGTCCGTCGACGGCCTGAGACGGAGCTTCGGCGTCGCCATGACGGTGACTGCCAGCTGGTGGGTGGAGTACTCTGGGCATGGCAGCCCCTCATCCCCACAGGAAGCAGCCGTgagcagcttctcattcactGATCGATACATTAGTGGCATCACTCCCATCACAGAG AGTAAGACCATCATCAACACAGCATTACTGAACAGCCAGCCggtgtcacttcctgtcatggTGCTGGCCATCGGTCATGATGGGAAGGTGTCAGACGTCACTTCTGCTGTCACGTGTTACTCCACCAACGAGGACACTGTCAAG GTGTCCGGTAACTGCTCCAGCCTCTTTGTGGACGGCAGTGAATCGGGGCTGGGCAGCACCTGTGCGATGGTGGACTTCCTCCTGGGAACACTCAGCGGCTCCCTGTGCCTCCAGGTGTGGGTTCCCTCCGTGCCCCTGCGCGTGTCCCTGGTAGACCCCGTTCTCAACGCCATCGAGGGCTGGAACCAGTTCACAGAGTCGGG GTGTGTGCCGGTGTATCAACGCTCTTCTGTCcaggttctgacccagtttgTAGCTCAGGACTCccagagcagaaccacacaccTGCTTAGCTCATCTGATTGGTTTGTGGACGTGACAGAGCTGGTGCGTGACTGGCTTAGAGTGGAGGACCCTTGGGTGGCTTCCCTCAGTCCCCAGAACAACCTGATTGGTTTACGACCAGGAAGAACATCGCTTCAT GTCATCTCTGAGCAGTGGGACGGCATTTTGGGCAGATGTGACAtcactgtgacctctgaccctgttACCCCAGGAGACCTGTTTGTACAGGTGGTTAGTGGCCTTGGCATGTCAGTCACAGGCAGCCCCGCCCACCCATCAATCATCACCACCACAGTGACAGCATACAACACTCTGTACAACCAGCACCAG gaggcGTCCATCAGCATTTGGCTCCAGTTCAGCGATGACACAtcatccctcctctccttcttcagcgacctctcctttttcctgcgtctctcctccttGGCTGAGACCGTCGTGGAGGTGGTGCCCGGTTCCAGCCAACGGATCTTTGCCCAGGGTGATGGAGGTGGGCCTTTACTGCGAGCTGAACTCCTGGTTTCAACTTGCACCGACAAGCTGATCACCATCGACTCTAAAAGTGAAGGCGATTGGGACTGGATggacaccagaggaggagggggcaccAGGTGGCTGGCCAAGGGGTCCGGTTGGATCAGAGTCAACCTAGACCTGGACCCCGAGGACGGAGAGGTGTTTGACTTTGACGTCTCAGACACTCTAGTGGAGTCCCACAGCGACATCTACACATCACACTTTGATAAGGGCAACAGTGACAATGGAAGCAATGACTATTACGATCAGACCAGAGCAAGGAGCCTTCACAGAATGAACGGGGTCGGGAATGGAGAGATGCTCAGACGGAACAACCTGGAAAGAGCGGTCCTGATGCCGAGCCAGGAGGAGGGTGCTGTGTACTTCTCCCCCAGCCAGGAGAAGGAGGCCGAGCggcaggaggagcgggagcaggaggcgcgggagctggagctgggcatGGGCGCTGTCCTGgcgctgctctgcctctgcgcCGTCCTGTTCCTGGCAAACTGTCTGCCCTGCGCCCTGAAGGACCGGCTGAGGCTCATGAccgaggaggacggggaggcaGAACTggatggagaggaaggagggaggagaagcggaGAAGGTGAAGAcagatcacagcagcagcagtgtgaccGTAAAGAGATTATCTGCTGA